The Amblyomma americanum isolate KBUSLIRL-KWMA chromosome 2, ASM5285725v1, whole genome shotgun sequence genome contains the following window.
GCGACCTTGACATGGACGCCTACATTACGGCTTACAGGGAGCTCAGCAAGTAAGCTGACGCTGTGCGAGCTTTAGAGCACAGCTGTTTTCTTGCCGCGGAGGAAGTATGCATTTTAATAATTTTAGTGTACTTCCTGGTCATAGCAAACAACATTAGCCTGTTTTTCATGCTATCATTTGGTGCGTGTAACCTCTAGCAATGCCATAATTATGGGACGTGAAGAGCGTCTGATACCGTTGTTCACTGACGATAGCTCCTTGTAATCCAGCGGGGCTGGCGATAAGAAATGAAATCGTATTGATGCTACAGCATGCTTGCGTGCGTTCTAAGGCGCCTTTCGCTTTTTGCGGACATCCTTTGCGTTGCGCTGGGGTTTAGGCAGGAAGCATGGCGTTGCATGGTTTCGCATTTCATTGACCGCGCTGCATACGTCCATTGCCCACTGTATGTACTACTTACGTGCCGGTTGCTTACTTCCTTCGATCGCAAATTAGGCGCCGCGTTGGGCTGAGATCGCAAGCTGCACAAGCTTTATTCAGATATGTTCCAACTCTAAACGCACACCTTAAAGTGCTTCTATCGGTTAAACCGCTCGCCTATTCGCGCTGGAATTCCACGCAGAGATGGCATACGACAGTCTTGCTTTTTCAATACCAAGTTTGGATGGTGCACTTTTCTTATTTGAATAGAATTAATTATAATCATCTGCAACATTGGCCACCCCGTAACAAACAACTTTCTCTTAGTGCACGTTTAGCGTTGCAAaagtcagtagaaaaaaaaaacagaacagcaTTGAAATTCAATATGAGGAGAGAAAACAAAGAGCCCCACggttagaaaaaaaagaactaatataTAGTGTACAGAAAGTGCTGGTAAATGGCACACAAGGTATATCATGGTTTTTAAAAAGGTGCCCAAGTTCTTGAAATTTATTGGGGTGATCGAAAGAAGTCATCGCGTTAATAACCACGATGTTTAAGTTATAAAAAATGATAAACAAGAACCAATTCAGCACAATGTGCTGGAGTACAGGGCGTAGTCTGAAAAAATGAAGTGAGCAGCAAGGTTTTGCAGGAGTTATGTATAATGTTGTCTTGGTTTGGGTTTGGGATGGCTGTTGGACATTTGATTTTATGTTGGATTAGTGTGGGATATTCATGAAAATCTAAGTCTGAGGGTGCATGTTTTAGTCTGTCTGATGATCCTGACTCTAACTGTAAATTGACCGCAGGGCACTTATATGTGGCAGTAAGCTCAGCACTGTGGCTGTCTGTAGAGCAAGAGGTTGGAACCTGGGAAAAGCTTGTGAATTACATGCACTTTTAGTATGATTTATAGCCATCTGTCTCTCTGGACACCATAAATTTAATTCATATAGGAAAGATTACAGTGCTTGACGAATGTCATCAGTGGATATTTTACGGTAAATAATGCTGTCATCGGCAAAAAGCCTTACACGGGGTGACATGCAGTTAAGCTAATAACTGGTGTTAACTAAAGAAAGCAATGGAGCAAGCTCAGTCGCTTGTGGGGTGTGAACTGAATGAAACAGGAGTTAGAGGTATTGGTACTTGTGAACTGGATTTTTAATGATAGGAAATCTTCAGTCCATGCAAGGATATGGAAAATGTAAAAATTTTGGCTGAGTTGTGGTTGCCAGGATCAGTGGGTGGAAGCTGGACATTAGTAAATCCAGCTAGCCGCATATCGCATGAATATCCCTTGAGAAAGTTGCATGGATATATGAAGAATTTGTCGCACTGTTCTTAGTAGGTTACAATTTTGAAGTGTATGACACGTTCCAATAGTCTGAAGATGTGCTTGTTAACAAATTGGGCTGGTAGTTAGGTGGTGACTAACATTTACAGAACTTAAAACCGGGCATGACTTTGCCTGTGTGCTAGTCATTAGGAATTAGGCTGCATGACAACGATTTGAAAGGAGGGCACACTAGACTCCCAGAATTCCCTGTGATGTACTTTTAGCCGTCTCATGCATACGGGCCTCATTTGAGGACGCGTATTTGTCTTACGGTACTGTACCCGTTCATTTTCGCCACTTAGGCTTGATTAGCCTCAGGCCATCCTtttcaacagaaattttttgaaCGATTGATTGAATGAGGACACCACGTGGCTAGTGACACTCTGCAAGCAACTGGAAGAATTTTATAGTAAGATAAATACATGTCCTTGTATGAAGCTTGGATGCATGAGAAGGTTAAGTAACTTGTTATCAAAATCAACACAGTCAGGCACCGATAAAATCTGAAGTTTATTTTATAGTGATAAGATACCAGTCTCAAAAACAGCTATTTGTGACATGATATTGGAAAGTGCACTTACGTTAGGATGTGACATTTTCACAGGTGAATACTGATAAAAATGTTTTGCTAATAGCTACCTGCACATACTCAGACTTGGGAACTGTTGTGCCTGTAATATCAGTAAAAGCTACACAGCGATGATTACTTGGATTTATTACCTGCGAAAATTTTGTACGTTTGCTAGTCATCATAGATTATAGGTATTCATTAAAGAAGTGATGATAAGTGAATGTAAGTTAAGCTTGGTGATCTTTGTCACACTATGTATAAGTGATGAATCTGAGGGCCAGTGTTTGTTGGCTTACCTATATAATCACCATGTTTTGTTGTTTAGAGGATGAATTTGCTGGTTAAACCATGGTTTAGAACTGGTGCTGCCTAATGGTTATGGTTGGACTGTTAATTAGTTTATCCAACACATTTTCGAACATGACCAAATTTTCGTTTGGGTGTACGTGACAAGAACATATTCAGGAACCGATCTACAAAAAGGGTTAGTTCTGGGTTCATTCCATCAAATTTACTTCTGTTGTTGCATTTGATTCCTTTGTTTAGCGTTTTCCTAATGGTTCATGGGTGAATAATGCTGCCAGTAAGGATGTCATGATCAGAGACTCAATCTACATGAATGATGTTTGAACAAACATCAGTAGCATTGGTGAAGATTAGAAACAGCAACATGGCCACCAGCAGTGTGCCATGGAACTATTGTTCACACAGTTGCTGCCTCAAAAAATTTAATAAGGAAGCAGTGATTTTACATTGTGTGCAATTTTTGCTTTATCACTTTTTCTGCAACTTTTGGAAATAGCTCATTTCTTTTTCATTGCTCTTTTATCTTTTGTCTTCTGTGCATCAGACGGTTTTCTTCCTTGCCAGGTTCTTCGATGACCTGGGCTCACTGTTCGGTTTCATCAACTCGGATGTGAAGAGCAAGTTGGACATTTTGGAGGAATACCGGCAGTCACCTGATACAGCAGACAACTACGAAACACTTAATACTATGATTGAGTATGAGAAACAGGCGGACATAATTGCGAACGAGAAGAAGCCATCTGGGTCACGCACTCTACTCCGGCTGCATAGGGCACTGGAGTTTGTCGCCAGCCTTTTCAAGTGAGTATGGTTTGCTTGGACATCACTGCAGGCCTCACCTGAGTGTCATATATTTCTTTCCCACTGGCATAAAAAGTGCCACCCTTGGCAAGGACATTTTACCGGTACCATACTGCAAGGCAGAGTGAAGTGTTATGAAGATTTGTTATACTTGGTGATTGGTAATGTTACCAAAAGAATTTTTAACTAGCATCTGAGAAGTGGATGGCAAGATTTATGTAACGTAAAGAAAACTATCACTAAGCCTTTTTTGATAAGTGGATTTGTACTATTTTTTATGTGGTCAAGCTGATCCATTGTGGAAGCGATGAAAGGACTTTGATCCGTCAGATATGCGGTGTTGCATAATAGTGCTGTGTGTCCTGTTAAGCTCTATAAGCCGTTGAAAGGAACAAGGGAGAATCTTTGTGGTCTGGGTTGGCATTTTCATTGCAGTGGTTTGTATATAGCAGCTTAATGGAAGCTGCATGACTTGGCAAGAAATGCACTTCATGCATTGTATAAGTCAGTCTCCACAATGTTATCACACTGTTCCTCCATAAACCCACATAGTCACTGATACCCCCCTCTGTATGTCTTGCTAATTTTTTGAAGACTTGCTTATTTACATCATTGGCTTGTGTTCACTTTTGACCACACTGTTTATGAactccttccagccaatgtgtGTCTAATGTGAGGAAACCTGGAGTACTTGTCCGTTTGAGATACCTACATTACTTTAGTCATGAATGAAACACATTTAGCGTCACTGCGAAAGGAATACTTTGTAGCTAGCGAACTAAGTGAATCCTTTGGCTTTTCAGATAAGTATGGGACCTTATGAATATTCCTGAGTGCCAACTTGTGGAGTTACAAACATGTAGGAATATAAAAATTAATATTCCAAGTATTCGTTGATGTGCCATCAACTGACAGTGACGTGAAGCGGTGGGTAGCTGGAGATGCCGTCTTGGAACATTATATCCCTACTGCAACATTTCTAGTAGCATCATGGTTATACAGGCAGCAAAGCCTTTCTCAGCTTGCTGAACGTGTGTACACTTTCTCAGCCAGGAAAGGGGCAACCAATGTGCCAACTGTGTCATTGTGGTTGTGGATTATGGCCCTTGCAATGTGGCATTTGGGGACAGCATTTGCTAGCATACACTTGCTCCTGAGTTATCGCTAGGCAGCGCTGACTTTACTGGGTTTCATACCAACTTTGATGTCTTTCTCTCCTTTCTCACATGCCGCTATGCTTAGCCCCAGCTACTTTGAGCCAAGAAGGATCTTGTTGcataattcaattcaattctttatctTCTTTCCATGGAAAGCGGCAGCTGAAGTGGCACCTGGAAGTGCCGCATTTAAACCTAGCATCTGGCTTTTTTCTTTATACCAGTCATCACCAGCAGATGCATATTTCAGAGCTTTGCACAGGTTTGCACAACCATATGGCAACTGAACTGAACAGCATGTGTGAATGCAGttacagtcaaacctggatataaagaacacggatattacgaattattggctgTATTGATCTCTTCTTAAATATTTTTGACAAATGCACGCAATTTCTTCTTTATATATCGAATGAGGTTGGCCATGAAACGGATATATCGAAATCCCCAGCGCCAAACTATGCCTGTATGGATGTAGGCGGCAGGCTTCGCTGCACTTCACAAGTGACTGGTACTGATGAGGCAAGCATTCGCGCCAAGATTGGCACTTTTATCTTGCACTCGCCAACAGCGGCGTGTGGGTTGCACTCCGGCAGTCAGCACGCGTTCACACCTCTGGTATCTGGCATCCATCGATATCGCCCTGGAAGCAGCAGCGCAGGTGGTTGAAAGCTTGCAGTAACAATCCTGCGCTCATGCCTGCTGTCGCGGAAGTTGTGAAAACGGTGATATATTTCGCTTCGACATACCGCTTTCCACGCGACATGGTTGTGGTGCGGGGAAGCCACTGCAGCCGGCGTCCAACCTGTGCTTGCGATGCTGTGCTGGAAAGCCAACCTGACTGGTGCTCGTTTTTTTTGCGGTGTTTGAAATATCCGCGAGTGCCTTCAAAACGCCGTCAAAAACTGGGAAAACATCTCTTCGTTTCTCTAGTGATGATCGCCAGCTTTGCTATCTCTTCAATGACTAAATTGCGCCGCTGTTGCACGCGTTTCGGACAAAATTTTATATTGCGAATTTCGGCTATAGCGAACTATATTATGATTTTTACTTGTTCGCCATAACAAGGTTTCACTGTACATTTAAGGCATTTTTCAGTGTGCGTGTACGCATGCTTGTGTGATGGTCTGTGAAAAAACTATGGTTTGTTAGGTTGCACAGCTTTTGAGATGAAGCTTTGTCGAAAATCAGTTGTGGTGACTATGATAATGTAGTAGTGGCTAGCCCCGTTAAAACTGGTGTGGTATTTGAAGAATGGTTCAGCCTGGTGTGGCTTGAGAAAATTAGGTATTGTGCTGCAGTTATGCTCCCATGTCTTCCTAATTGTGTACTTTTGCTTGCATCTGAGCATACATACCTAAGttgtacaaaagaaaaaaatctatggTGCTTGCCTCTTTTTTCTGTTCTCTTTGCAGGGCTATCAGCACTGCCAATGATGACGCGTCTGTCGGAAAGCTGGCACAGGAGAGCTACGACCAGACTCTTGCTAAACATCACCCGTGGCTTATCAGGAAGGGTGCCTCAATCGCCATGTTGACGCTCCCCAAGATTCAGGAGGTTGGGACATTTTTCTCTCTGCATTTGAATTTTTCTCTCCAGCTGTCTGATTGTCAAGCTGCTTACCTGAGCCTTTTTAGGAGGGCAGCAGAAGACAGAAAATACTGAAGTTGTGTTTAGTGCCATTGCTGAAAGTGGTTGGAAATGAGTTCAGTGCCTTGTTTGTTATCTGGTGTCATCCCATCTGAGCCATGGTTTGTTGTTCTGGCTGACTTACTCAAGATATATTCTGCTCATGGCTCTGTGCACCCACCTGGAACCTCTTGTATCTGCAGTGTGATTTCTTGTATTTGCAGTGCCTACTAGTTATGGTAGGCATGGGTGCACCACTAGTAAAGGGAGACGTAGGGCACTGAGTTCAAAGGCCAGAAATACTGAATTTCTATGAAAAACACTTGGAGTGGCTTTACCACTCCTAGAGGTGTGTTTATTGATTCAAAACTGTCCCAAATCAGAACAGAACTGGAAAGATGatgcaatgatgatgatgacaatgacaatgcttgtttttttgtgtttCTGAATAATTGCTAGTCGAGTAACTGCTTGCACCATTTGCTGGACGGGTTGCACCCTGCAACTGGCTGCTGCTTAATCATGCTTTTTGACAAATAGGAATGAAACTGAATGTTGCCGTTGTTTTGCTCTGCTGGTGACACTTTTGCACTGTGCTTTGTTGTGCTAAAGGGTCAGCATTTCCAGCGTAATTATAGACACCTCATTATTCTTGACCTTTTCAGGTGCTACTCTTTATTTCCAAAACAGTTTTTCTTCCTAAATATTATG
Protein-coding sequences here:
- the LOC144120503 gene encoding ceramide-1-phosphate transfer protein gives rise to the protein MSVFSLQIVIDNLRDCLEDEGDLDMDAYITAYRELSKFFDDLGSLFGFINSDVKSKLDILEEYRQSPDTADNYETLNTMIEYEKQADIIANEKKPSGSRTLLRLHRALEFVASLFKAISTANDDASVGKLAQESYDQTLAKHHPWLIRKGASIAMLTLPKIQELFAKALPDEKLNLRALVTSVSEEAYKVYKFTQSVYEQNNILDLP